The proteins below come from a single Arthrobacter sp. zg-Y1171 genomic window:
- a CDS encoding M23 family metallopeptidase — MPKRIGRAPASRALAAVVALLTLTLSVAFSSAASADDLEDRKAAIEAEKQKVQEDYEYLGEDIAETVAKLNIYKGQLPAAQQQLADAEGRVDSAAGKVSALNERVALAQNTHETITAQIEKDRENIAATEKAIGQIASQAYKNGGVPSTLSLMFGAKGADSLTDSLGMAEQALKGQNAAVEKLSQQNANNVNSEARLSAVADEISKLKAQAEEALKAEQSARDAAAAEKQKVDDLVAQTTAMNQELEAQKPKLQSQMASLEKESAQVTADIAERQRVLLEEHRKREQARIDEANRAAAEEAARNNRPAPPAQNIPQPGSPSSFGLRPPVVGAPISSGFGWRATPAGSIDFFGNGGYLHSGIDYAPSCNTPVYAPAAGEVWRADQGGGEMIGTGNRIVLNHGVVKGNVLATNYYHLNGFAVGAGQWVEQGQLIGYVGSTGNSTGCHLHFETVLNGALVDPRTLL, encoded by the coding sequence GTGCCTAAACGAATCGGACGTGCGCCGGCGTCCCGGGCCCTGGCGGCGGTTGTCGCCCTCCTGACGCTGACGCTCTCCGTTGCGTTCAGCAGCGCGGCAAGTGCAGACGACCTCGAGGACCGCAAGGCTGCCATCGAAGCCGAGAAGCAGAAGGTCCAGGAAGACTACGAGTACCTCGGCGAAGATATTGCCGAGACGGTAGCCAAGCTCAACATCTACAAGGGCCAGCTCCCGGCCGCACAGCAGCAGCTCGCCGATGCCGAGGGACGTGTCGACAGTGCCGCCGGCAAGGTGAGCGCCTTGAATGAACGCGTTGCCCTCGCCCAGAACACCCACGAAACCATTACGGCGCAGATCGAGAAGGACCGTGAGAACATTGCGGCCACCGAAAAGGCGATCGGACAGATTGCCTCCCAGGCCTATAAAAACGGCGGTGTTCCCTCCACCCTCTCGCTGATGTTCGGCGCCAAGGGTGCGGACAGCCTCACCGATTCGCTCGGCATGGCGGAACAAGCGCTTAAGGGCCAGAACGCCGCCGTGGAAAAGCTGTCCCAGCAGAACGCCAATAACGTGAATTCCGAGGCGCGGCTGTCAGCTGTGGCCGACGAGATCAGCAAGCTCAAGGCCCAGGCGGAAGAAGCACTCAAGGCCGAACAGTCCGCGCGTGACGCGGCAGCCGCGGAGAAGCAGAAGGTGGACGACCTGGTTGCCCAGACCACGGCGATGAACCAGGAGCTGGAGGCGCAGAAGCCGAAGCTCCAGTCCCAGATGGCCAGCTTGGAAAAGGAAAGTGCCCAGGTCACTGCGGATATCGCGGAGCGGCAGCGGGTCCTGCTCGAGGAACACCGCAAACGCGAACAGGCCCGCATTGACGAAGCCAACCGCGCAGCGGCCGAAGAAGCAGCGCGGAACAACCGTCCCGCACCGCCGGCCCAGAACATTCCGCAGCCGGGCAGTCCGTCCTCCTTCGGGCTTCGCCCTCCGGTAGTCGGCGCTCCTATTTCCTCCGGCTTCGGCTGGCGCGCAACCCCGGCCGGATCCATCGACTTCTTCGGCAACGGCGGTTACCTGCACTCCGGCATCGACTATGCGCCGTCCTGCAACACGCCGGTCTATGCGCCTGCCGCAGGCGAGGTCTGGCGGGCCGACCAGGGCGGCGGGGAAATGATCGGAACGGGCAACCGGATTGTCCTCAATCACGGTGTGGTGAAGGGCAACGTCCTGGCCACCAACTATTACCACCTCAACGGCTTCGCGGTGGGCGCCGGACAGTGGGTGGAGCAGGGCCAGCTGATCGGATATGTGGGGAGCACCGGAAATTCCACCGGCTGCCACCTGCATTTCGAGACAGTGCTCAATGGTGCCCTGGTGGACCCGAGGACGTTGCTCTAG
- the ftsX gene encoding permease-like cell division protein FtsX codes for MRLAFVLGEIGSGLRRNLSMVVSVILVTFVSLTFVGAAGLLQLQIGQMKGYWYDRVQVAVYLCTENDTSASCASGAVTDEQRSAIEADLQADRYVETVEYEDQETALTHFREQFANSPIVDSITADMLPESFRVSLVDPEKYEVINEAFSSKPGVESVSDQRELFEKMFTYLNLASVAALSIAGVMLVCAILLIATTIRLSAFSRRRETGIMRLVGASKAVIQLPFVLEGVIAAVIGAVLASAALWSTAHFFIGNLARQYPTTAFISSEQVLYLTPVLLVLGALLAGVSSLLTLRRYLKV; via the coding sequence ATGAGGCTCGCATTTGTCCTGGGCGAGATCGGTTCCGGGCTCCGCCGGAACCTGTCCATGGTTGTCTCCGTAATCCTCGTGACCTTCGTGTCGCTGACGTTTGTGGGGGCGGCAGGGCTGCTGCAGCTGCAGATCGGCCAGATGAAGGGCTATTGGTATGACCGCGTGCAGGTTGCGGTCTACCTGTGCACAGAGAACGACACCTCCGCGTCCTGCGCTTCCGGTGCCGTCACCGACGAGCAGCGCTCTGCCATCGAGGCGGACCTGCAGGCGGACCGTTACGTGGAAACCGTTGAGTATGAAGACCAGGAAACCGCGCTGACCCACTTCCGCGAGCAGTTCGCGAACTCTCCGATCGTGGACAGCATCACCGCCGACATGCTGCCGGAGTCCTTCCGGGTGTCCCTGGTGGACCCCGAAAAGTATGAGGTCATCAACGAGGCGTTCTCCTCCAAGCCTGGCGTCGAGTCCGTCAGCGACCAGCGTGAACTCTTCGAAAAGATGTTTACGTACCTGAACCTTGCCTCCGTTGCCGCGCTGTCCATCGCCGGCGTTATGCTGGTCTGCGCCATCCTGCTGATTGCCACCACCATCCGGCTTTCGGCGTTCAGCCGACGGCGGGAAACGGGCATCATGCGCCTGGTGGGCGCCTCCAAGGCCGTCATCCAGCTGCCGTTCGTGCTGGAAGGTGTGATCGCCGCCGTCATCGGTGCAGTGCTGGCCTCAGCGGCACTATGGAGCACCGCGCACTTCTTTATCGGAAACCTGGCGCGGCAATACCCCACCACGGCCTTTATCTCGTCGGAACAGGTCCTGTACCTGACACCCGTTCTACTTGTTCTCGGAGCGCTGTTGGCGGGAGTATCCTCGCTCTTGACACTCCGCCGGTACCTGAAGGTCTAG
- the ftsE gene encoding cell division ATP-binding protein FtsE — translation MITFDNVTKLYDRNSRPALNSVSLDVDRGEFVFLVGASGSGKSTFIRLIMKEEHATKGTVYVAGANVAKIPSWRVPRLRRGIGVVFQDFRLLPNKTVFANVAFAMQVIGRSRAVIRDSVPEVLKTVGLEGKGNRMPHELSGGEQQRVAIARAIVNKPGILLADEPTGNLDPTTSLGIMKVLDRVNQNGTTVVMATHDDDIVNAMRKRVVELRNGKIIRDEHEGIYLGEPEPERDGSDVPDGSSRTESGVAE, via the coding sequence ATGATCACTTTCGACAATGTCACCAAGCTCTATGACCGGAACTCCCGGCCTGCGCTCAACTCGGTCAGCCTTGACGTGGACCGCGGCGAGTTCGTGTTTCTCGTAGGCGCTTCCGGCTCCGGTAAATCGACGTTTATCCGGCTGATCATGAAAGAGGAGCACGCCACCAAGGGCACCGTCTACGTAGCCGGCGCCAACGTGGCGAAGATTCCGAGCTGGCGGGTGCCGCGGCTCCGCCGGGGGATCGGCGTCGTATTCCAGGACTTCCGCCTGCTTCCCAACAAGACGGTTTTTGCGAACGTTGCCTTCGCCATGCAGGTGATCGGCCGCAGCCGTGCCGTTATCCGCGACTCGGTGCCCGAAGTCCTCAAGACGGTCGGGCTCGAGGGGAAGGGTAACCGCATGCCGCACGAACTTTCCGGCGGTGAACAGCAGCGCGTGGCAATCGCAAGGGCGATTGTGAATAAGCCCGGCATCCTGCTCGCCGATGAGCCGACCGGAAACCTGGACCCCACCACGTCTTTGGGCATCATGAAGGTGCTGGACCGGGTGAACCAGAACGGCACCACGGTGGTGATGGCTACGCACGACGACGATATCGTCAACGCCATGCGCAAGCGCGTGGTGGAACTGCGCAACGGCAAGATCATCCGTGACGAGCATGAGGGCATCTACCTGGGCGAACCGGAGCCGGAGCGGGACGGATCAGACGTGCCGGATGGGTCCAGCCGTACGGAGAGCGGGGTAGCCGAATGA
- the prfB gene encoding peptide chain release factor 2, translated as MAEIDFPAEIRALRSTFASIEEVSDVAKIKEDIEELSEMAGVPDLWDDPSEAQKITSKLSHRQSELERLQTIESRIDDLEVLVELAQDEADADSKAEAVTELESLRRSLSQLEVVTLLSGEYDEREAVVTIRSGAGGVDAADFAEMLLRMYLRWAERHGYPTTVLDTSYAEEAGLKSATFEVKAPYAYGTLVVEAGTHRLVRISPFDNQGRRQTSFAAVEVIPLIAPTDHIDIPDNEIRVDVFRSSGPGGQSVNTTDSAVRLTHLPTGTVVSMQNEKSQLQNRAAAMRVLQSRLLLLKKEQEDAEKKAFAGDVKASWGDQMRSYVLNPYQMVKDLRTEHEVGNTSAVFDGEIDDFIDAGIRWRAHGSVSARK; from the coding sequence ATGGCAGAAATAGATTTTCCCGCAGAAATCCGCGCCCTCCGCTCCACTTTCGCCTCCATTGAAGAGGTCTCGGACGTGGCAAAGATCAAAGAGGACATCGAAGAGCTGAGCGAGATGGCCGGCGTCCCCGATCTTTGGGACGACCCCTCCGAGGCGCAGAAGATCACTTCCAAGCTCTCGCACCGCCAGTCGGAGCTGGAGCGCCTGCAGACCATCGAATCCCGCATCGACGACCTTGAGGTCCTGGTGGAACTGGCCCAGGACGAGGCCGACGCGGATTCCAAGGCCGAGGCCGTGACGGAACTGGAGTCCCTGCGCCGGTCCCTGTCCCAGCTGGAAGTCGTCACCCTGCTTTCCGGTGAATACGACGAACGCGAAGCCGTGGTGACCATCCGTTCCGGTGCCGGGGGAGTGGACGCCGCAGACTTCGCCGAGATGCTGCTGCGCATGTACCTGCGCTGGGCCGAACGGCACGGATACCCCACCACCGTCCTGGATACCTCCTACGCCGAAGAGGCCGGCCTCAAGTCCGCCACCTTCGAGGTCAAGGCTCCCTACGCCTACGGCACCCTGGTGGTGGAGGCCGGCACGCACCGCCTGGTCCGCATCAGCCCGTTCGACAACCAGGGCCGCCGGCAGACGTCCTTTGCCGCCGTCGAGGTCATTCCGCTGATCGCACCCACGGACCACATCGACATCCCGGACAACGAAATCCGCGTCGACGTCTTCCGCTCCTCCGGTCCGGGCGGCCAGTCCGTGAACACCACCGACTCCGCCGTCCGGCTCACCCACCTTCCCACCGGCACGGTGGTCTCCATGCAGAACGAAAAGTCTCAGCTGCAAAACCGTGCCGCCGCCATGCGCGTGCTCCAGTCCCGCCTGCTGCTGTTGAAGAAGGAGCAGGAGGACGCCGAGAAGAAGGCCTTTGCCGGCGACGTCAAGGCTTCCTGGGGCGACCAGATGCGCTCCTACGTGCTCAACCCGTACCAGATGGTCAAGGACCTCCGCACCGAACACGAGGTGGGCAACACCTCCGCAGTGTTCGACGGCGAGATTGACGACTTCATCGATGCCGGCATCCGCTGGCGTGCGCACGGCAGCGTCTCCGCCCGCAAATAG
- a CDS encoding pilus assembly protein TadG-related protein — MSRGFGKRPPAGQREDGERGQVGVLIIGYTVLALLTVTVVMAASSVYLGQKKLLSAADGAAVAAADTFSLGEAAAGTGPAAVLEADAVRSAARRYLAETGAEERFTELAVTEETGTADGRTARVVLAARVHPPIVNFLVPDGISITAVSEARARLLQ, encoded by the coding sequence ATGAGCCGGGGGTTTGGGAAACGGCCGCCGGCCGGGCAGCGGGAGGACGGGGAGCGCGGGCAGGTCGGGGTGCTGATCATCGGGTACACCGTGCTGGCACTGCTGACCGTCACAGTGGTGATGGCGGCGTCGTCCGTCTATCTCGGGCAGAAAAAGCTGCTTTCGGCTGCCGACGGTGCGGCCGTGGCTGCGGCGGACACGTTCTCGCTGGGGGAGGCCGCCGCAGGAACGGGGCCGGCGGCCGTGCTGGAGGCCGACGCCGTCCGCAGCGCCGCCCGCCGCTATCTCGCCGAAACGGGTGCGGAGGAACGGTTCACGGAGCTTGCGGTAACCGAAGAGACCGGCACGGCGGACGGCCGGACCGCGCGCGTGGTTCTGGCGGCGCGGGTCCATCCGCCCATCGTCAATTTCCTGGTGCCGGACGGAATCTCCATCACCGCGGTCAGTGAAGCCCGGGCCCGGCTGCTGCAGTGA
- a CDS encoding TadE/TadG family type IV pilus assembly protein, with the protein MKRWQGRRADRFAGCGPERERGSAVVDFVMVGALVSLVFMAVVQLALVLHVRNTLIDAAATGARYGTLADRTPADGAARTAALIGSSLGEEYAGDVSYAEQTVDGARLLEITVRAPLPVIGFIGPGDGIEVKGHAARR; encoded by the coding sequence ATAAAGCGCTGGCAGGGTCGCCGGGCGGACCGGTTTGCCGGCTGCGGTCCGGAGCGGGAACGGGGATCCGCCGTCGTCGACTTCGTTATGGTGGGCGCGCTGGTGAGCCTGGTGTTTATGGCTGTGGTGCAGTTGGCGCTGGTGCTGCACGTTCGCAACACCCTGATCGACGCCGCAGCCACGGGCGCGCGCTACGGCACGCTGGCGGACCGCACCCCGGCGGACGGCGCGGCGCGTACGGCCGCCCTGATCGGCAGCTCACTCGGCGAGGAGTATGCCGGGGACGTTAGCTACGCAGAGCAGACCGTGGACGGCGCACGCCTGCTGGAGATCACGGTGCGGGCACCGCTGCCGGTCATCGGTTTCATCGGACCCGGTGACGGAATCGAGGTGAAGGGGCATGCGGCCAGACGGTGA
- a CDS encoding type II secretion system F family protein, whose translation MTPGMAAAVLAGALMGTGLLLVLHRLPPLRQRTFTARVEPQLRSVRPASGLLLSASDITPFGPLERILRPLLHDAVRRLARWSPANRTLAQRLQQAGGNKSVSDYRAEQVLCAGSGFLAGGAAGALLAGSGRIGLVSVAFGICACAVAGFLLRDYLLTRQIERRNSRILAEFPSLAEMMALAVSAGESAVGALERVSVAAQGELADEFSRVLAQTRSGHPLTKALQDFSDRIRLAPLTRFVDGVTVAVDRGTPLADVMRAQAQDVRDSAKRELMETAGKKEIAMMVPVVFGILPLTVLFAVFPGLALLRLGL comes from the coding sequence GTGACGCCCGGGATGGCGGCAGCGGTGCTGGCTGGAGCCCTGATGGGCACCGGGCTGTTGCTGGTCCTCCACCGGCTGCCGCCGCTGCGGCAGAGGACCTTCACTGCGCGCGTGGAACCGCAGCTGCGTTCCGTGCGGCCCGCGTCGGGGCTCCTGCTGTCCGCCTCCGACATCACGCCTTTCGGCCCGCTGGAGCGGATCCTGCGTCCGTTGCTCCACGACGCCGTCCGCCGGCTGGCCCGCTGGTCTCCGGCCAACCGGACCCTCGCGCAGCGGCTGCAGCAGGCAGGCGGGAACAAATCCGTGTCGGACTACCGTGCAGAGCAGGTCTTATGTGCCGGTTCGGGGTTCCTGGCCGGGGGAGCCGCAGGCGCGCTTCTCGCCGGGAGCGGTCGCATAGGACTTGTATCGGTGGCCTTTGGTATATGTGCCTGCGCCGTTGCCGGATTCCTGCTGCGGGACTACCTGCTGACCCGGCAGATCGAACGGCGCAACAGCCGCATCCTCGCCGAATTCCCCAGCCTTGCCGAAATGATGGCGCTCGCCGTCAGCGCAGGGGAAAGCGCCGTCGGTGCGCTGGAACGCGTTTCCGTCGCTGCGCAGGGGGAACTGGCAGACGAGTTCAGTCGTGTCCTTGCCCAGACCCGCTCAGGACACCCGCTCACCAAAGCCCTGCAGGACTTCTCCGACCGGATCCGTCTGGCGCCGTTAACCCGTTTCGTCGACGGAGTCACCGTTGCCGTCGACCGCGGAACACCATTGGCAGATGTTATGCGTGCACAGGCCCAGGACGTCAGGGACAGCGCCAAGCGTGAACTGATGGAGACCGCAGGCAAGAAGGAAATAGCCATGATGGTGCCCGTGGTTTTCGGAATCCTGCCGTTGACCGTGCTGTTTGCGGTGTTTCCGGGCCTGGCGCTGCTGAGGCTGGGGCTATGA
- a CDS encoding type II secretion system F family protein, with amino-acid sequence MSAAAGLTLGMGLLLLWQSCWSTTARTPSRRRRTGYLDDLLRQAGIERVRAAGLLAACAVTGVFVLLLFFILTLSLPIAACFALFGAGLPYALVRMQARRRRASLAELWPDVVDHLRSAIRAGLSLPEALIQLAGNGPEELRGYFRAFAADYRSGGNFEDSLTRLKDNLADPVADRIIEALRITRQVGGTDLGRLLGTLAGFLRENARTRSELLARQSWTVNAARLAVAAPWAVLLLLAARPETAAAYNSAAGATVLVAGIGISVLCYRLMLRIGALPEDVRVLR; translated from the coding sequence ACCCTGGGCATGGGATTGCTGCTGCTGTGGCAGTCCTGCTGGAGCACGACAGCCCGTACCCCTTCCCGGCGGCGTCGAACCGGATACCTGGACGATCTGCTGCGGCAGGCCGGCATCGAACGGGTCAGGGCCGCCGGACTCCTCGCCGCGTGCGCCGTCACGGGTGTTTTCGTCCTTCTCCTGTTCTTCATCCTGACGCTGTCATTACCCATCGCGGCCTGCTTCGCGCTTTTCGGGGCGGGACTGCCTTACGCGTTAGTGCGTATGCAGGCCCGACGCAGGAGGGCCTCGCTGGCGGAACTGTGGCCCGACGTCGTCGACCACCTGCGCTCTGCAATCCGGGCAGGCCTGTCGCTTCCGGAGGCCCTCATCCAATTGGCCGGGAACGGCCCGGAGGAGCTGCGGGGATACTTCCGGGCCTTTGCCGCCGACTACCGGTCCGGAGGCAACTTCGAGGATTCGCTGACCCGGCTCAAGGACAACCTCGCGGACCCGGTGGCGGACCGCATCATCGAAGCCCTGCGGATCACCCGCCAGGTAGGCGGCACCGATCTGGGCAGGCTCCTCGGCACACTGGCCGGTTTTCTCCGTGAAAACGCGCGGACCCGGAGCGAGCTGCTGGCACGGCAGTCCTGGACCGTCAACGCAGCGAGGCTGGCCGTGGCGGCGCCCTGGGCGGTGCTGCTGCTGCTGGCGGCGCGCCCGGAAACCGCCGCAGCCTACAACTCCGCTGCGGGCGCGACGGTCCTGGTCGCCGGAATCGGCATCTCCGTCCTTTGCTACCGCCTGATGCTCCGGATAGGCGCGTTGCCCGAAGACGTGCGGGTGCTGCGGTGA